The genomic stretch GGTAAATTGTGGGGGATGAGTTGGGGGCAATAGAGAGAAAACATAATTAGGAAGAATATGCTTATTAGAAATAGGAGAAAAGTGGAGAAAAAGCCAGTTTACATATTACGTGAAAAATTTGGAAGATAGAAAAGAAGGGCTAGGAcaagaggaagaagaaaaaggaCTTAGGAGAAAAAGTTCAAGGATTCTTTCATCTTTGTTGGAATAATCAGGTAAGGAGAGAGGGAGAATTATTCATCTATCGATGCTAAATCATGAAAGGATAGAGAAGTTTCCTTAATCTCAAATAGTGTTTGATCATAAATGAAATGTGATGTGAATTGATAAACATTTGAATGGTAAATCTGTTTGTATGTTGATATTAATTATGTTTGCCATGGATTGATTTGAATTGTAATGATAGGTGGTTGTTGTATGGTGTGTTCTTGAGTTTTGATAAAAAATTGGTGTTTTAGGGCATGATTTTGGATGATGAAATCATGAGGAAAAATTGTAGTTGTGTGGATTTAATTTTGTTTGATCCATTGGTGATGTTAAAATGTGGTTTTGAGAGTTTTTGATTGATTAATTTGGGACTGGTATGAGATTTAAAGGGTTGAAATTGGTTCTGCAATCGTAACAGAGAAAACAgttttttttatagaaaaatCTTCAGTGACAatcgattgcaccctgattgaAATTGATTGCACTAGTGTAATATTTGGAAAACCCTTTAGTGACAATCGATTGCATAATGTAATTTTGAGAAAAATCTGTTTTGAATTAGTTGACatatcccgacgattttggtcataactttcatTATGTGAGTCCGATTTAGATATTGTTCAAAGTGTTGGAAAGCTAACACGCTGAACTACATAGTGGTAGTGAAAGTTGGGATGATTGAACTAGTATTATATGTGTATTATTGTGGTTTTCATGATGATGTCATGAACCTTTTAGCAAAATGTTAAGTTTCCGTTGATGATGAAATGTTGTGGTAAATTGCTAATATAATTGCAGGCTGTTGATTGTCGTATTTTGATGACATGTTGAGTTGAGATGCATGGTTTTTATGTGAAACTATGTTGTTGATGTTGTACAGGAATCTATGAGGTTCGATGTGATACCGTTTATGCTGTTGCAATTGTTGTGATAATGTTGATGTGATTATGAGATGAATTATTATACTTATAATGATAACATATTGAGTTGAGATGCATAGTTTCGGTGTGGGAACTACCCTTTGGTTATTGTACATGATTTGTACGATTTGATGTGATACCATTAATTGTTGTTAAATTGTGATGATGATGCATTCACTCACTCATGCATCATGAGTTGTTATTGTTATTATGAAATAGGCGATTACATGTTTCGATGTTGGTGACCGGTAATTGTCCAAAGCTTGATGTTGAGGCTTGGAGCTCGGTGTTGGAGCTCAGGGTTGCTGAGTGAAGCCCATAGATTCGTAGTTGATTGTGACCCAGTTCCTGTAATGATAATCATTGTTGAGATCGGTACCTCATGCATATGTGTCTATAATATTGTTGAGAGTCACATTGCATATTAGTTGTGTATTATGATGAAATGGGTGAAACTTGAATACATGTGTTGTGGTACAAAATGGATTATATTTGAATTGTATTGTATTTAACCTACTTCGATTGTTTATGCGTTATTTTTTATTATTGAAAGTATTTCTCACCCCTTATGTatgaatgttgcctttacatgtGCATCGTGTAATTACTTAGGAGTAGATCTCGTTGAAGTGAGTGAAAGCTTCCTCTTGGAGTACTTCTTTAGTTTATCGTTTTGATTAGTGGTGTCTTGCTCTGATTATGTAACATCAGGTTGAGAGCGTTTGTTTTACTTATTATGCTGTTTATGTTGAAGAAAATACCATTTTTGTTTTGTGGAGATTCCAACAGATTCGTTTGAGTTAATTGATATAACTCATTTTAATTATGTTATGAAAGTTGAAGTTTGAGACTAAATATCATGGGATGCTATACCTTTAATAATTTTTTAATGATGATTTCGTtgcgatgataccctaagtgaaggtgagaaTGCGATGATAGGTTTTATGTGAAATAACGTAACTCGTGTTATGGAGCAGGATATATTTGATGTGAGTGACATCCTATGTGATTGTAGTTTTTATTGAATTATGCGATAATTTGTATGTGGAGCTTTAGGGTGTTACACCATGTCTGCTTGAAAACTGATTTCTACTCCAGTGAATACAAAAGCGAAACTTAGTGGAACCTCAAGCAACTCATATCACGATCCCTCTGAATATATAAGTCTTGTTGGAGCACCGTAATATCTTATTTTCATAAGACATAATATCTCTTATGTCGTTCAATAGGTATGCTTTTCTCTATATGATCCAAGAATGCAACACATGACCGCCTTTAAGTGAATCATTCACAGGTTACATCTTTCTCCCTTCTCGGTTGACAAAATCACCACATATATTGTTGTTGACTAGGGAAGATGTTTAGATACCCGCATGTCCATGCCCGATTATTGTGTTTATCTTAGAGATAATTTAGTTTCATGGTCTGTTAAACGACAAACGACTCTTTCTCGTTATAATGAAGAAGTAGAGTATCATGGTATTTCTAATATTTTTGAATATTGTTGGTTTTGAAATTTACTCTTAGAAATTCAATGTCCTGTCATGAAAGCCACTATATTACAGTGTTACAATGTTAATGTTATCTATTTATAAGGTAATTCCATTCAACACCAACTTAAAAAAATACATTGAGATGTATATTACTTTTGTACTTGAAAAGATTGCTTGTGGTCAGGTTTGCATTCTTCATGTTCCGTCATGCTATCAAATAACTTCCATTTTATAAAAATTCACTTATGTTTATATACGCATTCCATATATGAGGCAAAACAATTATTCTATTAATAACAGAAGGAATTTTCCCTTATTTCACTAAACAACTGAAAAATAGtccattcatttcacatttgAAGAATTTTCATTGTCATCAATCTTGATTACTACAACCATTAAGACTCTTTACTCCTAGCTTTCTTTGCCTTAAATCTATAAGTACTCATTTGTCTCACACTTAAAGATTTCCTTGAATTAAAAATAGATGTTTGTTAACAACAACTTAAAAAGAGAGGTAAACTCAAtaaaactcaaatttcaagttaaCAATGTTTCTAAAAACAAAATAGTGATAATAGCCTTTGTCTTTTTGTATATGACAATATAATGCAAAATACAGGAATGTTGTAAGGTTGTAAGAATGTGAGTGTCAAAAGTTTTTCTTAAAAGGTTTAGTCTTCAAAATTAGATATTAGAATTCTTCATTTTATAGAGGTCTTGAATATTTGATTGGTCAATTGTTGAACCATGGGAGAATAGATTTGTTGGGAATTGTACTATCATAATACTGGACTAACACAAGTGTTATGATGTGACAGTTGGAGAATattgaatgaatgatgaatcATCTCAACAAATCATTTATATATGGGCACAAGTGATTACTTTGAATTGGGTGTAAATGATAATCTATGTCTAAATATATATAATCATATTTCTGGTGAGGTTTAGATCATCAATCTTGGTAGGGATGGCAAACGGGTATGACCGTCCTGTTTAGATCTGTCTCGTAAAAGTTTGGAGAAAAAAAAAGACCGAAACAAGAAGGATATGGGTGACATACTAGGCCCGTTTTGCCACCCCAAAATCTGGTCTGTTTAGATCTTGATCTGTTTCAAAAAAATACGGGCTAAACGGACATGCTTGACATACTGGACCCGTTTTACCACCCCAAAATATGGGTGACTTTAGCACAAATGATCATATTCACTATCTAGAGGTAGATGATCATAGCTCATTTTAGATGGAGATAATTATAACTCTTTTAGGTAGATGTGTAAGCATTCCCATCAGAGTATAAATTGTTATTAAATAGTGTTATCACCAAAACTCTAAAATTAGAGATTAATGATATTCAAACTTTTAGTTCAAGATATTTTTCTTCAATTCACTTAAGCTACCATTCTACACTTTCAATTAATACTTTAAATTTGCAAAAATATGCCTTTAGTTCTAGAATTGTGAAATGCCATAAAATTGGTAAAATCACTGCAGAAGATGAAAAAGCTATTTGAAACAAGGCAGTTTCACTAGTGTTTCTGGTAGTAGTAACCTTGATACTACATAGTCTAGTTTGTTGGAAAATTGAATGAACTGTGAGGAAAATCATGCCTAAATCGTATGGCCAAAAGGTTCCTTCACATATAACAAATAGAATATTTCCCTTAATAGAAAAACAAAGGAGATTCATTCTCTTCACAGATATTGCTGATCCAATAAAGAGAACTTTACATGACCATAACATAACACAGACATACATAAATGCAGCCATTGTGCATAAGCAACACCATAGTCTAAAGAGAATTTTACTCTATTCTTATTATCTCCACTTTTATTATTGCTACCAGGAGAACCAAAATTCTCTCTTACATAACAAACAAGAACCCTGAAACTTAAATTACTAAACTCAAAACTCTAAACTTAAAATTGCAAATCGTTTTTTCACAACAATACTCTAAATAACATAATCATAAAACTCAGAAATATTTGAAACATGATCCATAGTATGGCTAGGAATCTTATCAAGCTTAATAGGATTGTTCTTCCCTCCAACCAACTTCGCCGGATTCCCAACGACAGTAGTCCTCGGAGGCACTTCCTTAATCACAACCGAACCAGCACCGATTTTCGCACCTTCACCGATCTTAACATTCCCCAAAATACAAGTCCCCGCACCAATCAACACCCCGTCGCCAATCTTCGGATGCCTATCGCCATGAGACTTACCAGTCCCTCCCAACGTCACGCTATGCAGAATCGACACATCATTTCCAATCACAGCCGTCTCTCCGACCACGATCCCCGTCGCGTGATCGAACAAAATTCCACTCCCGAACTTCGCTCCCGGATGAATATCAACTCCGAAAACCTCACAAACTCGATTCTGAATTATAACAGCCAAAACCTTCCTTCCATTTGTCCACAAATTATGAGCTATCCTATGAGCTTGACATGCTAAAAAGCCTTTGAAATTCAAGAAACAATGAACATGAGTTATACAAGCAGGATCTCTTTCCTTAACAGCTTTCATATCATTCTTCACAGCATCCATAATATCTTTATCAgattccaaaacttcaccaaaaAGATCCGAAAGAGTTGTACTAGGAAGACTTACACTGCTTAATTTAACAGCTAAGTGATTAGCCAAACCACTCTCCAATGATTTATGAGACAGAACTGAAATATGATAGTAACCAGACAAAATAGGTTCAACAGAAACATCATCTTTAGCTTcttctttcatcttcatccacATGGAATCTTCAACCTCTTCTTTTTCAGACTGTTCAGCAACAGAACTAGTATGCAAGGTTTTGATGATCCCAAAACTTGGTGTGAAGATTTTTCCATTATCATGAGGTAAAAGATTCTTTGAATTTGGTTCAACAGGATTTGAAACAGAGGTGAATTGGTGAGATTGAGATTTGTGATGGGTAAGAGAAAGAAGAGACCATTTTTTTGGGGTTGGATTGAGAAAGAAGTTGAGGAATCGTCCTCTCATCATAGTAGCTTTGATTGACGGAAGATCTAAACAAAATTATCAATGGTTAGCACTTAGCACTGAGCAGAAAAACCACATCTTAGTCCTATACATTTCAACTTATTATAAAGTATATAGTATATAgtttaatttaataataataatgtgaGACCCTAGGTCGAATCAAATATTTCTTTTTTTAAGTTTAGGGATAGAAATGTCATTTTTCAAAAAGTGAATAAATAAGATGTTGCACATTTAAATCTAGAATTATTAATTGAGAGTTGGTTTAATGGAGAccaatattatttttatttttatttttattgagTCAAACATTATGTACacattatttatttttaaatagttttattaatttttaaatcTCAATTGATGAGCAGAATAATATGTTATACCGTCTGCTACAAAAGACTCTTTTCTTCCCATAAGTAGCACACCATTCTTTGTAACCAATGAAGCCATTTCAATTTCGATAACTGAATTTAATAGTCATTGGTCATCTCAATATGTATTCTAAACGGTAGACAGTATATCTTCATAgattatttttttcaaaataatcaaatttttctaatttttttttcgaaaataaccaatttttaaaaaaaaatatcaaaataaccaAATTTGGTAGATGATGCGCTAGATGAATTGACGCACTCTCATACCAATAAGAGGAGGCGTCAGTAGCATTGGCACACATGCATCGGacctcatgaggaggcgccaatgcttgtggcgcctacattgaccctcatgaggaggcgccaatgcctctGGCGCCTGAGTGGTTTTTTAAAGGtgggtgtatgcgccaattcatctgacgcatACACCCCCTcctattattttatttttaattttttttaaatttttttttatatttttaatatttaatatttattatttaatacataaaaaataataatgaaaataaataaattcattaaatatgtaataattggttacattggacaAACAAAAAACTAATGACccgcccgattataacgtcccccaGTTCCACATCCtggtgcgttagtttgtctccgaggtctcccacgattttcttgaggtgtttgtggtctttgggtgctgacctgatcgaTCGATGGCTGGTTGGAAGGTCCGACGGAAGTTCCAacggtatttgacagatgtgtcatcatttgctcccaatatccggaggggctctggccaacgacgcttccgtaatggagttcggtgcccatgtcatcgtagttagggcgttggggttgggtgaattggggacggtatagttgcccaaattgggccaTTGAGTCGTTTTGAAAACGAAGCAATAGTTCCTTGGGCGAACTATAGTTAAACAGTGGCTGGgtgttcattggtggggggctatgatgacgtgacccatatgaatcatctgggctatagacggttttggttgcggggtttgattcttggttttgtgtttgggtgagtggtatgaatggattgcgacgttggatggttggttgttgggtggttggcatgaacgggttgcgatgttgggtgtgtggttgttgtgtgtatgtggtcggttgatgttgtgtggttggttgttgggtttggatgggttcacattggtgttgggtggtgaattgatgtggggcatacgatgacgaagcaagttggcgcggatccatcaaataccgcggctcagatacaaattgctgagttgttacagacctaaaccatgccatatattgttgagtcggtcttaCACCTTGGATGTctggttcgttcaagatgtgttgtcttcgattcctccattgacgacacatgtcttttgcaaagtctctccagtcataataatcccactgtgcatcgaccattttttgatgccaattccccaaacacgtgggagattctggaatatATTATAGCATTCtgaactgcagtttgacccggtcactttggtgcatttccactgtagtgaatcggataatcggtgtcttcgctgtccaaactgcagcatcgtcatggttcacatcatgattcagacccagatgtggcctccaaacaaactgtaaaacaataccaaatcgttagatggaaaataatttgagaagtatttttaaattaaaatatagtttggtaggagtattacatcgtcatgtccaatgtggtccaatagatttcgatagactacaatagcgtgtttcagacacctattgtagttcattccccttactgaccacctaagataataaaaagaagtgaaaaatattatttactgttaatttaaataataaatatacttaactaaatggtgaatggtaaagtgttagacttacttggttgcaaatGGGAACACGAATGAGCTCTCATTTATCGTTGCGAGCGACGACATTCTAGACCATCCCTaagcttgaagcaaataagcacatgaaaaaaagtacatgtattcttttttgcagttctacacattgcactatatagatgggtcaacgcagctgaaccccaactataagtgtGTCATACTGTAGtggtgtattcgtcgctatatgatttatcgattaaaccataagcaaagcatacaatgaatttcgagtcgccaccgcacttttatttatccaaaggactggctaaaaagcgaacaaaagcctaagaagttttacacgtagaaaactaataaaaagatcagagagtctgggtaaggggtaaattacgcaatgggaaggtgttaggcacccactacgtcctaggtactcctagggagcccttttcacacttgttgtataaaattgttatttgtttttgacataaatattgtgcaaacatgattgggatgatgagaaaagaatgtacaattttattgggtttgaacggatgaacccgttgcctacgtaccttccatcaaaggtaaggatcaaaacgccgtagttcggctaaaagatttccaaaagttggtggattcaattttaaacaatagcactgaggcttttcattatcaatgggagaaaactcgaccaagaccaacatccaccatgcgaggatagcttcgacgtactagaggggttagccctgttttcagtacggaagtcttatagtcgactcactaaggataaggtgaggtttacatcaaccacaaagataattgaaacctatggctaatgcatgaaaagattaacaatggacaaagccaaaacaattgaatgggtgaagttaattgattgtgattatgaaagtagggtcaaagtgtgattaagattaattcaaagaagtattatgaaatggagtttgaaaaaagtcaaggacttggggtccaagtttctaatttgaaaaaacatgaagatgtttgcacaatatctatctcaagtttgaaagtgatgtgtgaaaaggtttaggacaaaatggggatgaatggatgaggatggattgtaaaacttcttagaaggttcacctcttgagatcatatgggagatgattcaagtgtgtcctttggaataggcaatgagcaatagcaaaataagcaaacaaatgataccggatgccactcaatggtcttactccaatctcacaaacaaaaagcggataccggataccaatagatggatttacaccaatctcctaaaacagaaatggatatcagaggccactcaatggacttacactaatctcctcaacaaagaaaagaaaagaaagtggataccggatgccaatctgtctggacttataccaatctccaacaaatgatcataggaatacaaatgccaaattacacggacttacaattgtatcctcacatacaaaagcaaaacatggatgtcagatgccaatctatctgggcttactctaacctccacagtatggtcctaggaatacaaatgccaacttgcagggacttacaattgcatcctcacatacaacaaacaaacgcaacatgtgatcataggaaaacaaatgccaacttacagggacttataattgcatcctcacatacaatcaaacaaatgcatcaagcaaagataagatgagtggccaatgtgatggtcttatactcacttccatatcataggaacaatggccaataaatggtcttacaattgttctcaatggggaaatcaacaatgataatgtcacaaggacagatgaaatgatcatgcaataatgagcaattaatgatgataaatgcataaagcatacaagcaaacatgtgcatatgaagataagcaatcaatcaatgaaatcattcagcacacactataaccaaacaatgaggctcatacaaaagggttgggcattgaagccaactggaataggttaatggtgctcttaaccttgccattgaggggataaggtgaagcagatgaaaaggatatgaggggtgtgcctcattgctcttatccctggtcagggagagcatttaaatatcagaaggtgtgggagttcagaaagtaggaactctctccacatattattgactcgatagatcttgggcttggatctcaatgctacaaccatgtaattggagcaaggagaagactcacagaatagtaggagataggttgcttatctcttgggttctaccaattgccttatttaaaggacttttcctgcttgggacaaatgtaaacacacacaagcattgcctcttaaggaggacttcagacagttgcctggccaagtaacaggccaggtcttccaaactacatgaagaaaagggattatacctcaatgcaaattgctaaatagcaaagcaaagcaagttcttaaagaactaagcaactaaaggtacctgaaatagtcaaacagaatcagtacatAACTCAAAGGTTAAATCAAAAGGAGATAGAAATCAACAGTTAACATAATCAGataaatgtgcaaagcacaagacacaaggcatgtgagccaagcaacaTACAAAACAAgcaagttagtcatgataaacaaatcaagctcaatcaatttgtattgttctctttgaagcatttgttgcttaacctgaaaacatgaactcaaacataagcaaaaggaccactaggacaagcctagggtcaaaagagaatgagaaagtcaaaacagcaagtgatatccaatcaaaatcaaattcaaacatttaagaagcaaactcaattggttccatgttcatatcatgcatcatcatcatttcataagcaaaagaagtcaaagcatggcaaatgaaagctcatagaagtcaacagcaaggcttaactcaaaaccaatcataaacaattccaaaaatcatcaaataattcatgatcaatcataatccataacatgacatgcatataaaatttcagctcaattggatcatgggaagatagtcaatgaaaatcagaa from Lathyrus oleraceus cultivar Zhongwan6 chromosome 7, CAAS_Psat_ZW6_1.0, whole genome shotgun sequence encodes the following:
- the LOC127105413 gene encoding serine acetyltransferase 1, chloroplastic, with product MMRGRFLNFFLNPTPKKWSLLSLTHHKSQSHQFTSVSNPVEPNSKNLLPHDNGKIFTPSFGIIKTLHTSSVAEQSEKEEVEDSMWMKMKEEAKDDVSVEPILSGYYHISVLSHKSLESGLANHLAVKLSSVSLPSTTLSDLFGEVLESDKDIMDAVKNDMKAVKERDPACITHVHCFLNFKGFLACQAHRIAHNLWTNGRKVLAVIIQNRVCEVFGVDIHPGAKFGSGILFDHATGIVVGETAVIGNDVSILHSVTLGGTGKSHGDRHPKIGDGVLIGAGTCILGNVKIGEGAKIGAGSVVIKEVPPRTTVVGNPAKLVGGKNNPIKLDKIPSHTMDHVSNISEFYDYVI